From the Opitutaceae bacterium genome, one window contains:
- a CDS encoding nucleotidyltransferase: MEDFIRILHTLAKAKIEFVVIGGFAATLHGSTYVTRDVDICARLDDETVKLLRSALAELRPLHRMTDPRLSFLVHPSFTAGLKNLYLQTDSGVLDVLTEVAGIGMFEEVARHAETGEIQGVPIRIISLADLINCKETVGRDKDLLVAKELRAIAALRGIPVPPPPAQPGKSADT; encoded by the coding sequence ATGGAAGACTTCATCAGAATTCTCCACACGCTCGCTAAGGCAAAGATCGAGTTTGTGGTGATCGGGGGATTCGCCGCCACTCTCCACGGTTCGACGTATGTCACTCGCGACGTGGATATCTGTGCGCGCCTCGATGACGAAACCGTGAAACTGCTGCGCTCCGCCCTTGCCGAACTTCGTCCACTGCACCGGATGACAGATCCCCGGCTGTCGTTTCTCGTCCACCCGAGTTTCACGGCGGGTCTCAAAAATCTCTATCTCCAGACGGACTCCGGCGTGCTTGATGTACTGACTGAAGTTGCGGGCATCGGGATGTTCGAAGAGGTGGCAAGACACGCCGAAACAGGCGAAATACAAGGCGTTCCGATCCGCATCATCTCCCTTGCCGATCTCATCAATTGCAAAGAAACGGTCGGGCGTGACAAAGATCTGCTCGTGGCGAAGGAACTGCGCGCGATCGCAGCTCTCCGCGGCATACCGGTGCCTCCGCCTCCCGCGCAACC